A genomic region of Deltaproteobacteria bacterium contains the following coding sequences:
- a CDS encoding helix-turn-helix transcriptional regulator, giving the protein MRKRAPRAILTPGQVVKELRTKKGWTQALVAKITGIAVSNISNIESGRSRLGEDRAILLAEALGVKPEFILFPNGFERSDLEPKLRSIREKLKQLGQAS; this is encoded by the coding sequence ATGAGGAAGCGTGCACCAAGAGCTATCTTGACCCCAGGACAGGTTGTCAAGGAACTCCGTACCAAAAAGGGTTGGACTCAGGCACTTGTAGCGAAGATTACTGGCATCGCCGTCTCGAATATCTCCAATATCGAGAGCGGGCGTTCCCGACTAGGTGAGGATCGTGCCATCCTTCTTGCGGAGGCTCTTGGCGTCAAGCCAGAATTCATCCTTTTTCCAAACGGGTTCGAGCGAAGTGACCTCGAGCCGAAACTACGTTCTATTCGAGAGAAACTAAAGCAGCTGGGTCAAGCGTCATAG